A portion of the Meiothermus sp. Pnk-1 genome contains these proteins:
- a CDS encoding DUF1800 family protein, whose amino-acid sequence MARPISYPEATHLLRRAAARGRKEEAQRLVEMGLEAAVDSLLQDPAPAPPYRTAATTNEKGLQHRQMIGLWLSHWLTTPTPAAERLVLFWHGHLTSEFRETQGAQGIDFWNQFAIFRQFGYGPYGELLKAIAKNPAMLLYLNNAESKKEHPNENWARELMELYTIGPGHYTEQDIRESARAFTGWTVRIPPGAPKGRDRDPNVGLEYVFNPRWHDPGSKTFLGRQINSGDEVLEILIAHPETYRFVGRKLLAFYLNPNPPQPLVEEAAKVLRDGGTREMLRWLFTREEFYAPENRSSIVKSPVEYLVGLHYAAGERKPTLGQKEDDKALARVFGALAAMGQIPFDPPTVKGWEGGMSWLAESPLLVRLNLISAFAGREKTLDLEVFMDGASGALSLVKPEAQLL is encoded by the coding sequence ATGGCCCGACCGATCAGCTATCCAGAGGCAACCCACCTGCTCCGCCGCGCGGCGGCCCGCGGGCGCAAAGAGGAGGCGCAAAGGCTCGTCGAGATGGGCCTCGAGGCCGCGGTGGACTCGCTTTTGCAAGACCCCGCGCCCGCCCCTCCCTACCGCACCGCCGCCACCACCAACGAAAAGGGGCTGCAACACCGGCAGATGATCGGCCTGTGGCTTTCCCACTGGCTCACCACCCCCACCCCCGCGGCCGAGCGGCTGGTGCTCTTCTGGCACGGACACCTCACCTCGGAGTTTCGCGAGACCCAAGGGGCCCAGGGCATAGATTTCTGGAACCAGTTCGCCATCTTTCGGCAGTTCGGCTATGGCCCTTATGGCGAACTGCTCAAGGCGATCGCCAAAAATCCGGCGATGCTTTTGTACCTCAACAACGCCGAGAGCAAAAAGGAGCACCCCAACGAAAACTGGGCCAGAGAGCTGATGGAACTCTACACCATCGGCCCAGGGCACTACACCGAGCAGGACATCCGCGAATCCGCTCGAGCCTTCACCGGCTGGACGGTGCGCATCCCTCCCGGGGCGCCCAAGGGAAGGGACCGCGACCCCAACGTGGGGCTCGAGTACGTGTTCAACCCCCGCTGGCACGACCCGGGGAGCAAAACCTTCTTGGGCCGGCAGATCAACAGCGGCGACGAGGTGCTGGAGATCCTCATCGCCCACCCCGAGACCTATCGTTTTGTAGGGCGCAAGCTGCTGGCCTTTTACCTCAACCCCAACCCCCCTCAACCCCTGGTGGAGGAGGCCGCCAAGGTCTTGCGGGACGGGGGAACCCGCGAGATGCTGCGCTGGCTGTTCACCCGCGAGGAGTTCTACGCCCCCGAAAACCGCTCCTCCATCGTCAAGAGCCCCGTCGAATATTTGGTGGGGCTGCACTACGCGGCGGGAGAGCGCAAGCCCACCCTGGGCCAAAAAGAGGACGACAAGGCCCTCGCGCGGGTGTTCGGCGCGCTGGCCGCGATGGGGCAGATCCCCTTCGACCCACCTACCGTCAAAGGCTGGGAGGGGGGGATGAGCTGGTTGGCGGAGTCGCCGCTTCTGGTGCGGCTTAACCTGATCAGCGCCTTTGCTGGTCGCGAGAAGACGTTAGACCTCGAGGTCTTCATGGATGGCGCTTCCGGGGCGCTCTCGCTGGTAAAACCCGAGGCGCAACTGCTGTAG
- the aroQ gene encoding type II 3-dehydroquinate dehydratase, with product MVLILNGPNLNMLGRREPEIYGRTTLEELEELCEAWGAELGLGVVNRQSNYEGQLVEWVQGAEAEGFMAILLNPGALTHYSVALLDAIRSQPLPVVEVHLSNIHAREEFRRHSVTAQAARGLVSGFGPLSYKMALSYLAEVLEVGP from the coding sequence ATGGTGCTGATATTGAACGGGCCGAACCTCAACATGCTGGGCCGCCGCGAGCCGGAGATTTACGGGCGCACCACCCTCGAGGAGCTAGAGGAGCTCTGCGAAGCCTGGGGGGCGGAGCTGGGACTAGGGGTGGTCAACCGCCAGTCCAACTACGAAGGCCAGCTCGTGGAGTGGGTCCAGGGAGCCGAGGCCGAGGGGTTCATGGCCATTCTCCTCAATCCGGGAGCCCTCACCCACTACTCGGTGGCCCTTCTGGACGCCATCCGATCCCAGCCCCTCCCGGTGGTCGAGGTGCACCTCTCCAACATCCACGCCCGCGAGGAGTTCCGACGGCACTCGGTCACGGCCCAAGCCGCCCGGGGGCTGGTCTCGGGCTTCGGCCCCCTCTCCTACAAGATGGCCTTGAGCTACTTGGCGGAGGTGCTCGAGGTAGGCCCCTAA
- a CDS encoding M23 family metallopeptidase: MRPSLIALAGWLALAFAQGTYTVQRGDTLFSIAQRHGTTVEALQALNNLADPSQIRVGQVLRLGGQPSAPAVNRRTDLPAPIEALEWPRQTVQGNVAVIRLIAALPVNGRVRFLGADYPVQQNRVLLPIPALQDPGVYPASLSLEGYALRLDIRVVAGSFSRYILQLPPDRAALLQPEKLRTEREKVVGSCDWDRPQQWQGNWRKPVGSNRVTDPFGTRRSYDKGATYSFHEGIDYGVPVGTPVRAPAAGVVGLAEPLFVRGNGVTIDHGDGVCSGFWHLSKILVRPGQVVKAGDLIGLSGNTGLSNGPHAHFEIRVRGVPTNPAPWYWSAP; encoded by the coding sequence GTGCGCCCATCTTTGATCGCTCTCGCCGGGTGGTTGGCCTTGGCTTTTGCCCAGGGCACCTACACGGTGCAGCGTGGAGACACCCTGTTTTCCATCGCCCAGCGCCATGGCACCACCGTGGAAGCTTTGCAGGCCCTTAACAACCTAGCCGACCCGAGCCAGATCCGGGTGGGCCAGGTGCTCCGGTTGGGCGGTCAACCCAGCGCCCCCGCGGTGAACCGCCGTACCGATCTTCCTGCGCCCATCGAGGCGCTCGAGTGGCCCCGCCAGACCGTCCAGGGCAACGTGGCGGTGATTCGCCTGATCGCAGCCCTGCCCGTGAACGGTCGGGTGCGCTTCCTGGGCGCGGACTACCCGGTCCAGCAGAACCGGGTTCTCCTACCGATCCCGGCCCTACAAGACCCGGGGGTTTACCCGGCCTCGCTCTCGCTTGAGGGCTATGCCCTGCGCTTAGACATCCGGGTCGTGGCCGGGAGCTTCAGCCGCTACATCTTGCAGCTTCCCCCCGACCGCGCGGCCTTGCTGCAACCGGAGAAACTGCGGACCGAGCGGGAGAAAGTGGTAGGGTCTTGCGACTGGGATCGCCCCCAGCAGTGGCAAGGCAACTGGCGCAAGCCGGTGGGCTCCAACCGCGTCACCGATCCTTTCGGTACCCGTCGCAGCTACGACAAAGGAGCAACCTACTCCTTCCACGAAGGGATCGACTACGGGGTTCCGGTGGGCACGCCGGTGCGCGCCCCCGCTGCCGGGGTGGTGGGGCTGGCCGAACCTTTATTCGTGCGCGGCAACGGGGTGACCATCGATCACGGCGATGGGGTGTGCAGCGGATTTTGGCATCTCTCGAAGATCCTGGTCAGGCCGGGGCAGGTGGTCAAGGCCGGCGACCTCATCGGACTCTCCGGCAATACCGGCCTTTCCAACGGCCCCCATGCCCACTTCGAGATCCGCGTTCGGGGTGTGCCGACCAACCCCGCCCCGTGGTATTGGAGTGCGCCCTAA
- a CDS encoding thiolase family protein, which produces MREVFVVSAVRSPIGKFGGALKDFSPMDLGAHAMRAALEKGRVQGSDLDLYIFGQVLRAGHGQLPPRQAAFQAGIPASVDGYAVDMVCASGMQAVANGALAVQSGQAELVLVGGMESMSQSGFYLSHRARWGYKYLAGAPEQLQDILQRDGLSDPFTAEAMGEQAERLAAEFGVSRAELDAVALESHRRAARAQEAGHFRAEIAPMEIKTRRGTELLDKDEGVRPDTTLESLSSLRPAFKQGGTLTAGNASQISDGAAALLLASGEAVERHGLKPIARLLGSAWAAGEPWRFPEAPIPAVKKLLSRLKLEIADFDFFENNEAFALNNILFHRLLGVPMERLNVHGGAIAIGHPIGASGARILVTLIHALHTHRKHRGLAAICHGTGGSVALAIEALS; this is translated from the coding sequence ATGCGTGAAGTGTTCGTGGTTTCCGCGGTTCGCAGCCCGATTGGCAAGTTTGGCGGGGCGCTCAAGGACTTTTCCCCCATGGACTTGGGAGCGCACGCGATGCGGGCGGCCTTAGAAAAAGGTCGTGTCCAGGGCTCTGATCTCGATCTGTATATCTTTGGCCAGGTGCTAAGGGCCGGGCACGGACAACTCCCCCCCCGCCAAGCCGCCTTCCAGGCGGGCATCCCAGCCAGCGTAGACGGTTACGCGGTGGACATGGTCTGCGCCTCGGGAATGCAAGCCGTGGCCAATGGGGCCCTGGCGGTCCAAAGTGGGCAAGCCGAGCTGGTGTTGGTGGGAGGAATGGAGAGCATGAGCCAGAGCGGGTTTTACCTCTCTCACCGGGCGCGCTGGGGATACAAGTACCTGGCCGGGGCCCCGGAGCAACTCCAAGACATCCTCCAGCGGGACGGCCTTTCCGATCCCTTCACCGCGGAGGCTATGGGGGAGCAGGCCGAGCGGCTGGCGGCGGAGTTCGGGGTGAGCCGCGCCGAGCTCGACGCGGTGGCCTTGGAGTCTCACCGGCGCGCGGCCAGAGCTCAAGAGGCGGGGCATTTCCGCGCAGAGATCGCCCCCATGGAAATCAAGACCCGTAGGGGAACAGAGCTGCTGGACAAGGATGAAGGGGTCCGCCCGGACACCACGCTCGAGTCGTTGAGCTCCCTGCGACCGGCTTTCAAGCAGGGCGGAACGCTCACGGCCGGCAACGCCTCACAAATCTCCGACGGGGCGGCGGCCTTGCTCTTGGCCAGCGGCGAAGCCGTGGAGCGGCACGGCCTAAAGCCGATCGCCCGCCTTCTGGGGTCGGCCTGGGCGGCGGGCGAGCCCTGGCGCTTCCCTGAAGCGCCTATCCCGGCGGTGAAGAAGCTGCTAAGCAGGTTGAAGTTGGAGATCGCCGACTTCGACTTCTTTGAGAACAACGAGGCCTTTGCCCTCAACAATATCCTGTTCCACCGCTTGCTGGGCGTGCCGATGGAGCGGCTCAACGTGCATGGCGGGGCCATCGCCATCGGCCACCCCATCGGAGCCAGCGGGGCACGCATCCTCGTCACCTTGATCCACGCTCTGCACACCCACCGCAAGCACCGGGGCTTAGCCGCGATCTGCCACGGCACCGGGGGCTCGGTGGCCCTGGCTATAGAGGCGCTCTCCTAA
- a CDS encoding chromosome segregation protein ScpA, producing the protein MNALSGSPFIHLEFPGFAGSALELTQAVKNGRLSAAELPVLLLVEQAMAQVESRALLERSELLPILAELLLFKLRSFTRHPKPTPEEIWEEAEAQAGFLETLVALEEAVAFLERRARERERVLPVSPPPLPKDRRLRKLPLERLLEAARPFVRRVELALEQETFGLREAWERIGSFLRQVRRSVFRQLPLTTWAEQTVGFAALLEAKRQGEVELYQERNFSELEISLSKTQKRTALGGFLPPGS; encoded by the coding sequence GTGAACGCGCTTTCCGGCTCCCCTTTCATCCACCTGGAGTTCCCTGGCTTTGCCGGGAGCGCCCTCGAGCTGACCCAGGCCGTCAAAAATGGACGCCTATCGGCCGCGGAGCTGCCGGTGCTGCTTCTGGTCGAGCAGGCCATGGCCCAGGTTGAATCCCGAGCCTTGCTCGAGCGCAGCGAGCTGCTCCCGATCCTGGCGGAGCTGCTGCTATTCAAGCTGCGCTCGTTCACCCGGCATCCTAAGCCCACCCCCGAGGAGATCTGGGAGGAAGCCGAGGCCCAGGCTGGCTTCCTGGAGACTTTGGTGGCTCTGGAAGAGGCGGTGGCCTTCCTCGAGCGGAGGGCCCGCGAACGCGAACGCGTCCTGCCGGTTTCACCGCCCCCACTGCCCAAGGACCGGCGGCTGCGCAAGCTACCGCTGGAGCGCCTTCTGGAAGCAGCCCGCCCCTTTGTCCGGCGGGTTGAGCTGGCGTTGGAACAGGAGACCTTTGGTCTGCGCGAGGCCTGGGAGCGGATAGGAAGCTTCTTGCGGCAGGTGCGCCGGAGCGTGTTCCGCCAGTTGCCTCTTACCACCTGGGCCGAGCAGACCGTGGGGTTTGCCGCCTTGCTCGAGGCCAAGCGGCAAGGAGAGGTAGAGCTATATCAGGAGCGGAATTTCAGCGAGCTGGAAATCAGCCTGAGCAAAACCCAAAAACGAACTGCCCTGGGGGGGTTTCTTCCGCCCGGCTCCTAG
- the trpS gene encoding tryptophan--tRNA ligase, giving the protein MKRVLSGIQPTGEIHIGNWLGAIVNYVDLGKKLGREALYCIVDYHAMTNPLAYEKELLAQRTFEAALVNIAAGLDPEHVTLFVQSHVPEHTELSWVFTNLTPVGDLQRMTQYKDKAAKLESVGAGLLMYPVLQAADIMIYKADTVPVGEDQLQHLELAREIARRFNALFGETFPEPNAYLNPHAPRVPGIDGKAKMSKSAGNTIGLLEDPKSVWEKIRLLPDDPARLRLADPGDPERSVVFKFLPYFAPKEMVEVLKEEHRRAGIGTLAIKQILFEQYMKATQPIRAKAEWLRQNPDYVLDSLEDGARRARQIAQATMEEVREKIGLLRFPSKQQVNRV; this is encoded by the coding sequence GTGAAACGCGTGCTTTCGGGTATTCAACCCACCGGAGAGATCCACATCGGCAACTGGCTGGGGGCGATTGTCAACTACGTCGATTTGGGGAAAAAACTAGGCCGTGAAGCCCTGTACTGCATCGTGGACTACCACGCCATGACCAACCCTTTGGCCTACGAAAAGGAACTCCTCGCCCAGCGCACTTTTGAAGCCGCCCTGGTCAATATAGCTGCCGGGCTCGACCCCGAGCACGTCACCTTATTTGTCCAGTCCCACGTCCCTGAGCATACCGAGCTCTCCTGGGTTTTCACCAACCTCACGCCGGTGGGGGACCTCCAACGCATGACCCAGTACAAGGACAAAGCCGCCAAGCTCGAATCGGTAGGGGCTGGGCTTTTGATGTATCCGGTGTTACAGGCGGCGGACATCATGATCTACAAAGCCGACACCGTACCGGTGGGCGAAGACCAGCTGCAACACCTCGAGCTTGCGCGCGAGATCGCCCGCCGCTTCAATGCCCTCTTCGGGGAGACGTTCCCGGAGCCCAACGCCTATTTGAACCCCCATGCCCCTCGGGTTCCTGGGATTGACGGCAAGGCCAAGATGAGCAAATCAGCGGGGAACACCATCGGCCTTTTGGAAGATCCCAAGTCGGTGTGGGAGAAGATCCGCCTGTTGCCCGACGACCCCGCCCGCCTCCGCCTGGCCGACCCCGGCGATCCTGAACGCAGCGTGGTCTTCAAGTTCTTGCCCTACTTCGCCCCCAAAGAGATGGTCGAGGTGCTCAAGGAAGAACATCGCCGGGCCGGGATCGGCACCTTGGCCATCAAGCAGATCCTCTTTGAGCAGTACATGAAGGCTACCCAGCCCATCCGCGCAAAAGCCGAGTGGCTAAGACAAAACCCCGACTACGTGCTGGACAGCCTCGAGGACGGAGCTCGCCGAGCCCGCCAAATCGCCCAAGCCACCATGGAGGAGGTACGGGAAAAGATCGGGCTGCTGCGGTTTCCCTCTAAACAGCAGGTGAATAGGGTTTGA
- a CDS encoding S1C family serine protease → MRRGLMWGLVAVYLALWAIGIEAQQRAQIPLSAQQIQASVEKVYQQARAAAVRIETIPEGIGSGFFITGDGYVMTAYHVVEGAELLNVRTAGGALLRAEVVGYDEPRDLAILKVQPNRPVTFLELETQRALQLRDLVLCIGNSRGDFLAPRPGVVTQLDRNLSPFFPAGLVASTMRLAPGDSGGPILNDQGKVVAVAVAIGRDENGFSSYGAPLVGLEKRIGELKTGAKRSWPYVGLNLAELSAQDIQELGLDVPPGVIFSRVLPGSAAERAGLEPTTLAFTRDGQVVGRVGDIILEVDGHRVFTANEFAALVRAKEVGDTVTLTVWRTSGKVEHIPIVLGPNPSQASR, encoded by the coding sequence ATGCGACGTGGCTTGATGTGGGGGCTGGTGGCCGTCTACCTGGCGCTGTGGGCGATAGGAATTGAGGCACAGCAACGCGCGCAGATTCCCCTGAGTGCCCAGCAGATTCAAGCCAGCGTGGAGAAGGTATACCAGCAAGCCCGCGCCGCCGCGGTACGCATCGAGACCATTCCCGAGGGAATTGGCTCGGGATTTTTTATCACCGGCGACGGTTACGTAATGACCGCCTATCACGTAGTGGAGGGGGCCGAGCTGCTCAACGTGCGCACCGCCGGAGGTGCGCTACTGCGGGCCGAGGTAGTGGGCTACGACGAACCTCGAGACCTGGCTATCCTCAAGGTTCAGCCGAACCGACCGGTGACCTTCCTCGAGCTCGAGACCCAGCGGGCCTTGCAGCTGCGCGACCTGGTGCTTTGCATTGGGAATTCCCGGGGCGATTTTCTGGCCCCCCGACCCGGCGTGGTGACGCAACTGGACCGCAACCTTTCTCCTTTCTTCCCCGCCGGGCTGGTGGCTTCAACCATGCGGCTGGCGCCGGGAGATTCGGGCGGGCCGATCCTCAACGACCAAGGGAAAGTGGTGGCCGTTGCGGTGGCGATTGGCCGCGACGAGAACGGCTTCTCGAGCTACGGGGCTCCCCTGGTCGGCCTCGAAAAACGCATCGGTGAGCTCAAGACTGGGGCCAAACGAAGCTGGCCCTATGTGGGGCTGAATCTGGCCGAGCTAAGCGCCCAAGACATCCAGGAGTTGGGCCTTGATGTGCCACCCGGGGTAATCTTCTCACGGGTGCTCCCGGGGAGCGCCGCCGAGCGGGCGGGGCTCGAGCCCACTACCCTGGCCTTCACGCGCGACGGGCAGGTAGTGGGTAGGGTAGGGGATATCATCCTCGAGGTCGATGGGCATAGGGTCTTTACCGCTAACGAGTTCGCTGCGCTGGTGCGGGCCAAAGAGGTAGGAGATACGGTCACCCTCACCGTTTGGCGAACCAGCGGCAAGGTAGAACACATTCCGATCGTTCTGGGTCCCAATCCAAGCCAGGCCAGCCGATAG
- a CDS encoding DNA polymerase III subunit beta: MPNARISLPKAKLSAVLGHLAKIPASLSMTTIQTSPDGLWLYQSGHGLDVQLCFPEARTESRVTTSVNTAALAQMVSVAPGEAVEVEVGPSGLKFGTGGYRASLNGLIVDYDEPPIEAEGGVVVPIAELGRAIRCVRHAVGGVNRPHFRGVQLEFSPGNLRAVASDGYRLARYDLGVDGPLNGKAMLPLKPLDAALGILSTQDGAATLQLHGGRLAVIGEAVRLALTPMGQGLPNVENAIPKSYVAEAIVDPRALIQAIRRVSLLSPQDNRRIDLSFSEQRLEVRGAGDYGEGRDEVPLDTYRGEPLALSLNAVYLYDALSCIEGMARIKISDPRSPIAVEALEDARYLGVIAPILNP, from the coding sequence ATGCCGAATGCCAGAATCTCCCTACCCAAAGCCAAACTATCCGCCGTACTAGGCCACCTGGCCAAAATCCCCGCCTCGCTGTCGATGACCACCATCCAGACGTCCCCCGATGGGCTGTGGCTATACCAGAGCGGGCATGGGCTGGACGTTCAGCTCTGCTTCCCGGAGGCCCGCACCGAATCGCGGGTGACTACCTCTGTCAACACTGCGGCGCTCGCCCAGATGGTGAGTGTAGCGCCGGGCGAGGCCGTCGAGGTCGAGGTGGGGCCATCCGGCCTCAAGTTTGGGACTGGCGGGTATCGAGCGAGCCTCAACGGGCTCATCGTCGATTACGATGAGCCCCCCATTGAAGCCGAGGGCGGCGTCGTGGTCCCCATCGCCGAGCTGGGGCGGGCCATCCGCTGCGTGCGCCATGCCGTGGGCGGTGTGAACCGGCCCCATTTCCGGGGGGTGCAGCTAGAGTTCTCCCCCGGCAACCTGCGGGCGGTGGCCTCGGATGGCTACCGCCTGGCCCGCTACGACCTGGGCGTGGATGGCCCGCTGAACGGGAAAGCCATGCTCCCGCTGAAGCCCCTGGATGCTGCTTTGGGCATCCTATCCACCCAGGATGGGGCGGCCACCCTTCAGCTCCACGGCGGGCGTCTGGCCGTCATCGGGGAGGCGGTGCGCCTGGCGCTCACCCCGATGGGGCAGGGGCTGCCCAACGTTGAGAACGCCATCCCCAAGAGCTATGTGGCCGAGGCCATCGTGGACCCCAGGGCGCTGATCCAGGCTATCCGGCGCGTTTCCCTGCTCTCGCCGCAGGACAACCGCCGGATCGATCTGAGCTTTTCCGAGCAGCGCCTGGAGGTTCGTGGCGCTGGGGACTACGGCGAGGGGCGGGATGAGGTTCCGCTGGACACCTACCGGGGCGAGCCGCTGGCCCTATCGCTGAACGCGGTGTACCTCTACGATGCCCTCTCCTGCATCGAGGGCATGGCCCGGATCAAAATATCCGACCCGAGGAGCCCGATTGCGGTGGAGGCGCTGGAGGATGCGAGGTATCTGGGGGTGATAGCCCCAATCCTCAACCCCTGA